The Immundisolibacter cernigliae genome has a window encoding:
- the flgC gene encoding flagellar basal body rod protein FlgC, translating to MSDFRMFGTLGSALAAQTVRLNTVASNLANADQAAGSTDAAYRARVPVFAAVLDQAQRDGSTVGVQVRGVAVSDEPPRVEYQPGHPLADAQGYVYYSNVRPVEQMADMISASRSYEGAAQALGTVQELIQRTLRLGEGA from the coding sequence ATGAGTGACTTTCGGATGTTCGGCACGCTGGGCTCGGCGCTCGCCGCCCAGACCGTGCGCCTGAACACGGTGGCGAGCAACCTGGCCAATGCCGACCAGGCCGCCGGCAGCACGGATGCGGCCTACCGGGCGCGCGTGCCGGTGTTCGCGGCGGTGCTGGATCAGGCGCAGCGCGACGGCTCGACCGTCGGCGTGCAGGTCCGGGGCGTCGCCGTCAGCGACGAGCCGCCGCGCGTGGAATACCAGCCCGGCCACCCGCTGGCCGATGCGCAGGGCTACGTCTACTACAGCAACGTGCGGCCGGTGGAGCAGATGGCGGACATGATCTCGGCCTCGCGCTCCTACGAAGGCGCGGCGCAGGCGCTCGGCACCGTGCAGGAACTGATCCAGCGCACCTTGCGCCTGGGAGAAGGCGCATGA
- the flgA gene encoding flagellar basal body P-ring formation chaperone FlgA, producing MQRPNRPAATRPLALVLLLCSASASAVQAPSTLVDAARRAALAAAREAGVNNPTATVANPDPRLRLANCPAPLAAKLTGQTRLPGRAVVRVACPGAPGWAVHLPVSVQAKADVLVAARPLPRGHRIQASDLRRQTLELGALNGQYLLDESAALGQALRRGIASGERLAPALLQAPVLVRRGDPVMMQLQSDNFVIHANGRAMASGGAGERIAVENLSSKRVVHGTVTGDGRVTVEF from the coding sequence ATGCAGCGCCCAAACCGACCTGCAGCCACGCGCCCATTGGCGCTCGTCCTGCTGCTTTGCAGCGCCAGCGCGTCGGCTGTGCAGGCGCCGAGCACCCTGGTGGACGCCGCCCGCCGCGCGGCACTGGCGGCGGCCCGCGAGGCCGGCGTCAATAATCCGACGGCAACGGTCGCCAATCCCGATCCGCGCCTGCGCCTGGCCAACTGTCCGGCCCCCCTGGCGGCCAAGCTGACCGGCCAGACGCGGCTGCCGGGCCGGGCCGTAGTGCGGGTGGCCTGCCCGGGCGCGCCCGGATGGGCAGTGCACCTGCCGGTCAGCGTGCAGGCCAAGGCCGACGTACTGGTGGCGGCAAGGCCGCTGCCGCGCGGCCACCGCATTCAGGCGAGCGACCTGCGCCGGCAGACGCTGGAACTGGGCGCGCTCAACGGCCAGTACCTGCTCGACGAGTCCGCTGCGCTGGGCCAGGCCTTGCGCCGCGGTATCGCCAGCGGCGAGCGACTGGCGCCAGCGCTGCTGCAGGCGCCGGTGCTGGTGCGCCGGGGCGATCCTGTGATGATGCAGCTGCAAAGCGACAATTTCGTCATCCACGCCAACGGCCGGGCGATGGCCAGTGGCGGTGCCGGCGAGCGGATCGCGGTCGAGAACCTGAGCTCGAAACGCGTCGTTCACGGCACCGTGACCGGCGACGGGCGGGTCACGGTGGAATTTTGA
- the flgH gene encoding flagellar basal body L-ring protein FlgH codes for MTRIAFVLMATALLAGCAGFEHKPDPHYAASYPEPTAPVPAVPSGSIYQAAYQPGATLYLFEDVKPRRVGDVLTVVLDEETSASKAAKTGTDKKNSTDISNPTLLGSPVEFSTPGFLPLASHSGNGLGTSLEADRSFSGSGNASQSNRLSGSVTVTVAQVLANGNLVIRGEKWLKLNQGEEYVQISGIVRPADIRPNNTVLSTQVADARIAYTGKGAINDANVMGWLARFFSSALFPF; via the coding sequence ATGACCCGCATCGCGTTTGTCCTGATGGCGACGGCACTGCTGGCCGGCTGCGCCGGCTTCGAGCACAAGCCCGACCCGCACTATGCCGCGAGCTACCCGGAGCCAACCGCGCCCGTCCCGGCCGTGCCCAGCGGCTCCATCTATCAGGCCGCCTACCAGCCGGGCGCGACGCTGTACCTGTTCGAGGACGTCAAGCCGCGCCGTGTCGGCGACGTGCTGACCGTGGTGCTGGACGAAGAAACCAGCGCCAGCAAGGCGGCCAAGACCGGCACCGACAAGAAAAACAGCACCGACATCAGCAATCCGACCCTGCTCGGCTCGCCGGTCGAGTTCAGCACGCCCGGCTTCCTGCCGCTGGCCAGTCACAGCGGCAATGGTCTGGGCACCTCGCTGGAGGCCGATCGCTCGTTCTCCGGCAGCGGCAACGCCAGCCAGAGCAACCGCCTGTCCGGCAGCGTCACCGTCACGGTGGCCCAGGTGCTGGCCAACGGCAACCTGGTGATCCGCGGCGAGAAGTGGCTCAAGCTGAACCAGGGCGAGGAGTACGTGCAGATTTCCGGCATCGTGCGCCCGGCCGACATCCGTCCGAACAACACCGTGCTGTCCACGCAGGTGGCCGACGCCCGCATCGCCTACACCGGCAAGGGCGCCATCAACGACGCCAACGTCATGGGCTGGCTGGCCCGCTTCTTCTCCAGCGCCCTGTTCCCGTTCTGA
- a CDS encoding flagellar hook assembly protein FlgD: protein MNAADSLTAAGLRSSDTLAPPKERRTVLNQEDFMTLLSTQLKFQDPSKPMEANEMVAQMAQLSMMTGISDLKDQLAGLSQSLTSSRASQAAQLVGREVLLDGEAMLLPLGGPLTGAVNLPANAADLKLSIYDPAGRLVRQVTLGPQPAGIVRFAWDGSLPDGTNAAPGQYRVFADPGTGESVPTLAAGRVDSVLLGSDGQGVQLVVDGYGLTDLGAVKQVM from the coding sequence ATGAACGCCGCCGACTCGCTGACCGCCGCCGGTCTTCGCAGCAGCGACACGCTGGCCCCGCCCAAGGAACGGCGCACGGTGCTGAACCAGGAAGACTTCATGACGCTGTTGTCCACGCAGCTGAAATTCCAGGACCCGAGCAAGCCGATGGAGGCCAACGAAATGGTCGCCCAGATGGCGCAGCTGAGCATGATGACCGGCATCAGCGACCTGAAGGACCAGCTGGCCGGACTGTCGCAAAGCCTGACCTCCAGCCGTGCCTCGCAGGCTGCGCAGCTGGTCGGCCGCGAAGTGCTGCTGGATGGCGAAGCGATGCTGCTGCCGTTGGGCGGTCCGCTGACCGGCGCGGTCAACCTGCCGGCCAACGCGGCCGACCTGAAGCTGAGCATTTACGACCCGGCCGGCCGTCTGGTGCGCCAGGTCACGCTCGGTCCGCAGCCGGCCGGCATCGTGCGCTTTGCCTGGGACGGCAGCCTGCCCGACGGCACCAATGCCGCGCCGGGGCAGTACCGGGTGTTTGCCGATCCGGGTACCGGCGAGTCGGTGCCCACGCTGGCCGCCGGACGTGTCGACAGCGTGCTGCTGGGCAGCGACGGGCAGGGCGTGCAACTGGTCGTGGACGGCTACGGCCTGACCGACCTTGGCGCCGTCAAGCAGGTGATGTAA
- the flgM gene encoding flagellar biosynthesis anti-sigma factor FlgM: protein MEIGPTSATADIHKADAAPARPLPAGSAPAAPQPAADDSVDLTDGARQLQDLQAAVAATPVVDSVRVAALRDAIANGSYRVDAQAIADGLLAQDRAALG, encoded by the coding sequence ATGGAAATCGGGCCCACCTCAGCCACCGCAGACATTCACAAGGCCGATGCCGCGCCCGCCCGCCCGCTGCCCGCCGGCAGCGCGCCCGCGGCACCGCAGCCGGCCGCCGACGACAGCGTCGACCTGACCGACGGCGCCCGCCAGCTGCAGGACCTGCAGGCAGCGGTCGCCGCCACGCCGGTCGTCGACAGCGTTCGCGTGGCGGCGCTGCGCGACGCGATCGCCAACGGCAGCTACCGGGTCGACGCGCAGGCCATCGCCGATGGCCTGCTCGCGCAGGATCGCGCGGCCCTTGGATAA
- the flgE gene encoding flagellar hook protein FlgE — protein MAFETAISGLNAATTQLDIASNNIANVNTNGFKQSRAEFSDIFTGSNLGVSSLAVSRGVRTAAINQQFDQGNIKSTNNNFDLAISGGGFFMLDDDGGTVYSRAGAFGVDRSGFVTNSASQKLMAFQVDAAGLPAGTPLPLQIDTSDVAPNASSSVMVGVNLRAAAPTIPLPFDPTVAGSYTNSSSMTFYDSLGNSHDGVLYFVKTAPNTYATHLLLDGTEVTPSAGGTITFGTDGKIATPATGQIAYAPTTVAGAADMNLTLNYAGGTPTTQYGDTYSVNALDQDGYSTGRLATISIDETGRVFARYTNGQSRLQGQVALANFANSQGLRQAGNNAWVETFASGIPLVGTGGSARLGVIQSGALEDSNVNLTEELVKLIMAQRNFQANAQVIQTEDSVTQSLINMR, from the coding sequence ATGGCTTTCGAAACGGCAATCAGCGGCCTTAACGCCGCCACCACGCAGCTGGACATCGCCAGCAACAACATCGCCAACGTGAACACCAACGGCTTCAAGCAGTCGCGGGCGGAGTTCTCGGACATCTTCACCGGCAGCAACCTGGGCGTGTCCTCGCTGGCGGTCAGCCGCGGTGTGCGCACGGCGGCCATCAACCAGCAGTTCGACCAGGGCAACATCAAGTCGACCAACAACAACTTCGACCTGGCGATCTCCGGCGGCGGCTTTTTCATGCTCGACGACGACGGCGGCACCGTCTACTCGCGCGCCGGCGCCTTCGGTGTGGACCGCTCCGGTTTCGTCACCAACAGCGCCAGCCAGAAGCTGATGGCCTTCCAGGTGGATGCGGCCGGCCTGCCGGCGGGCACGCCGCTGCCGCTGCAGATCGACACCTCCGACGTCGCGCCCAACGCGAGCAGTTCGGTCATGGTGGGCGTGAATCTGCGGGCAGCGGCGCCGACCATTCCGCTGCCTTTCGACCCGACTGTGGCCGGCAGCTACACCAACTCGAGCTCGATGACCTTCTACGACTCGCTGGGCAACAGCCACGACGGCGTGCTGTATTTCGTCAAGACCGCGCCGAACACCTACGCCACCCACCTGCTGCTGGACGGCACGGAAGTGACGCCATCCGCTGGCGGCACCATCACCTTTGGCACCGACGGCAAGATCGCCACCCCGGCGACTGGCCAGATTGCGTACGCGCCGACCACGGTGGCCGGCGCCGCCGACATGAACCTCACGCTCAACTATGCCGGCGGTACGCCGACCACCCAGTACGGCGACACCTACAGCGTGAACGCGCTCGACCAGGACGGCTACAGCACCGGCCGCCTGGCCACCATCAGCATCGACGAGACCGGGCGGGTGTTTGCCCGCTACACCAACGGCCAGTCGCGCCTGCAGGGGCAGGTGGCGCTGGCCAATTTCGCCAACTCGCAGGGCCTGCGCCAGGCCGGCAACAACGCCTGGGTGGAAACCTTCGCCTCGGGCATTCCGCTGGTCGGCACCGGCGGCTCGGCCCGCCTGGGCGTAATCCAGTCCGGCGCGCTGGAGGACTCCAACGTCAACCTGACCGAGGAGCTGGTCAAGCTGATCATGGCGCAGCGGAATTTCCAGGCCAATGCGCAGGTCATCCAGACCGAAGACTCGGTCACCCAGTCGCTCATCAACATGCGCTGA
- a CDS encoding flagella synthesis protein FlgN, producing the protein MPTPAAPTGHDLLGTLVGLLEQEYAALRQADAAAVVSIAERKRALTGTLASLGLPAGDASLPAPTAELARRCHDLNRRNGELLHLQQSMLTRAMRVLSGNDAGPTVYGARGQTQTHPGGRHIASV; encoded by the coding sequence GTGCCGACACCCGCGGCCCCGACCGGCCACGACCTGCTGGGCACCCTGGTCGGACTGCTGGAACAGGAATACGCCGCCCTGCGCCAGGCAGACGCGGCGGCAGTGGTCAGCATCGCCGAACGCAAACGCGCGCTGACCGGCACCCTCGCCAGCCTTGGCCTGCCGGCCGGGGACGCCAGCCTGCCGGCCCCGACGGCCGAACTGGCACGGCGTTGCCACGACCTGAACCGGCGCAACGGCGAACTGCTGCACCTGCAGCAGAGCATGCTCACGCGCGCCATGCGCGTGCTGTCGGGCAACGATGCCGGCCCCACGGTATACGGCGCCCGCGGCCAGACCCAGACCCATCCGGGCGGCCGGCACATCGCCAGCGTCTGA
- a CDS encoding GFA family protein, with amino-acid sequence MLLEASCHCGAVRFSVESHAPYPYMHCYCSICRKTQGGGGFAINLHAEADSLKVEGREHVGVYRAFMDHPVRSERSPGERHFCRECASALWVWDPRWPELLHPFASCIDTPLPAPPERCHIMLDSKPAWVPVPAETAADRHFPDYPDEALIDWHRRHGLITD; translated from the coding sequence ATGCTGCTCGAAGCTTCCTGCCACTGCGGCGCGGTGCGCTTTTCGGTCGAAAGCCACGCGCCCTATCCGTACATGCACTGCTACTGCTCGATCTGTCGCAAGACGCAGGGCGGCGGCGGTTTCGCCATCAACCTGCACGCCGAGGCGGACAGCCTGAAGGTCGAGGGCCGCGAGCACGTCGGCGTGTACCGCGCCTTCATGGACCACCCGGTGCGCAGCGAGCGCAGTCCCGGCGAGCGGCATTTCTGCCGCGAGTGCGCCAGCGCGCTGTGGGTGTGGGATCCGCGCTGGCCGGAGCTGCTGCACCCGTTCGCCTCGTGCATCGACACGCCGCTGCCGGCGCCGCCGGAGCGTTGCCACATCATGCTGGACAGCAAGCCGGCCTGGGTGCCGGTGCCGGCCGAAACCGCGGCCGACCGGCACTTTCCGGACTATCCGGACGAGGCACTGATCGACTGGCACCGTCGCCACGGTCTGATCACCGACTGA
- the flgG gene encoding flagellar basal-body rod protein FlgG: protein MNQALWIAKTGLDAQQTRMEVVSNNIANVSTTGFKRERAVFEDLLYQNISQVGASSTQDTQLPSGFSIGTGVRVVATEKLHSQGNLTNTGNPLDMAVQGKGFFQILMPDGSLAYTRDGSFQVNQDGQLVTSSGYQVQPAITVPEGAQSITVGSDGTVSVLLPGSAAATQVGSLQLTNFINPAGLQAIGQNLLLESGSSGAPQTGTPGLNGLGTLMQGSVESSNVNIAEELVNMIETQRAYEMNSKAIQSADQMLQFVTNNL, encoded by the coding sequence ATGAACCAGGCCCTGTGGATCGCCAAGACCGGCCTCGACGCGCAGCAGACGCGCATGGAGGTGGTGTCCAACAACATCGCCAACGTGAGCACCACCGGCTTCAAGCGCGAGCGGGCCGTGTTCGAGGACCTGCTGTACCAGAACATCAGCCAGGTCGGCGCCAGCTCCACGCAGGACACGCAGCTGCCGAGCGGCTTCTCGATCGGCACCGGCGTGCGCGTGGTGGCGACCGAAAAGCTGCACAGCCAGGGCAACCTGACCAACACCGGCAATCCGCTGGACATGGCCGTGCAGGGCAAGGGTTTCTTTCAGATTCTGATGCCCGACGGCAGCCTGGCCTACACGCGCGACGGCAGCTTTCAGGTCAACCAGGACGGCCAGCTGGTCACCTCCAGCGGCTACCAGGTGCAGCCGGCCATCACCGTGCCGGAGGGCGCGCAGAGCATCACCGTCGGCTCCGACGGCACGGTGTCGGTGCTGCTGCCCGGCTCGGCGGCCGCGACGCAGGTCGGCAGCCTGCAACTGACCAATTTCATCAACCCGGCCGGCCTGCAGGCGATCGGCCAGAACCTGCTGCTCGAATCCGGTTCCAGCGGCGCGCCGCAGACCGGTACGCCGGGCCTGAACGGCCTGGGCACGCTGATGCAGGGCTCGGTGGAAAGCTCCAACGTCAACATCGCCGAGGAGCTGGTCAACATGATCGAGACGCAGCGCGCCTACGAGATGAACTCGAAGGCCATCCAGAGCGCCGATCAGATGCTGCAGTTCGTCACCAACAACCTGTAG
- a CDS encoding flagellar basal body P-ring protein FlgI has translation MTAMHRLIAAVMLLALALPAGAERIKDLAGIAGVRSNQLIGYGLVVGLDGTGDQTSQTPFTIQSLRNMLAQFGVVVPPNVNPQLKNVAAVVVHSSLPAFARTGQTIDITVSSLGNAKSLRGGSLLLTPLKGADGQVYAMAQGSVAVGGLGVSGADGSKISVNVPSAGLIPGGATVEREVVSPFAAGGPLTLQLNRADFTTANRVTDAINRTLGAGTAVSRDAAAIEVQAPQDPQQRVAFVSIIENLSVDPAAAPARVVINTRTGTVVMGGDVRVSPAAVSHGSLTVTIAERADVSQPAPFSDGRTVVTPRSEIEVTEEKKPMFLFGPAVTLAQVVEAVNRVGAGPSDLVAILEALREAGALRAELVVI, from the coding sequence ATGACCGCCATGCACCGCCTGATCGCCGCCGTCATGCTGCTCGCCTTGGCCCTGCCGGCCGGCGCCGAGCGCATCAAGGACCTGGCCGGCATTGCCGGCGTGCGCAGCAACCAGCTGATCGGCTACGGCCTGGTGGTGGGCCTGGACGGCACCGGCGATCAGACCAGCCAGACGCCGTTCACCATCCAGAGCCTCCGCAACATGCTGGCGCAGTTCGGCGTGGTGGTGCCGCCCAATGTCAATCCGCAGCTCAAAAACGTCGCCGCGGTGGTGGTGCATTCCAGCCTGCCGGCCTTCGCCCGCACCGGCCAGACCATCGACATCACCGTCTCGTCGCTGGGCAATGCCAAGAGCCTGCGCGGCGGCAGTCTGCTGCTGACGCCGCTCAAGGGCGCCGACGGGCAGGTCTACGCCATGGCGCAGGGCAGTGTGGCGGTGGGCGGCCTGGGCGTGTCGGGTGCCGATGGCTCCAAGATCAGCGTCAACGTGCCCAGCGCCGGCCTGATTCCGGGCGGCGCCACCGTCGAGCGCGAGGTGGTCAGCCCGTTTGCGGCCGGCGGCCCGCTGACGCTGCAACTGAACCGGGCCGATTTCACCACCGCCAACCGCGTCACCGACGCCATCAACCGGACCCTGGGGGCCGGCACCGCAGTCAGCCGCGATGCCGCCGCCATCGAAGTCCAGGCGCCGCAGGACCCGCAGCAGCGGGTGGCTTTCGTGTCGATCATCGAGAACCTGAGCGTCGATCCGGCCGCCGCCCCGGCGCGGGTGGTCATCAATACCCGCACCGGCACGGTGGTGATGGGCGGCGACGTGCGCGTGTCACCGGCCGCGGTGTCCCACGGCAGCCTGACCGTCACCATCGCCGAGCGCGCCGATGTCAGCCAGCCGGCGCCGTTCTCGGATGGCCGGACGGTGGTCACGCCGCGCAGCGAAATCGAAGTCACCGAGGAAAAGAAGCCGATGTTCCTGTTCGGTCCCGCGGTCACGCTGGCGCAGGTGGTCGAGGCGGTCAACCGCGTCGGCGCC
- a CDS encoding flagellar basal body rod protein FlgF — MDRLVYIASATAARLETAQAVAANNLANASTTGFKADLLASRAALLQGDGWDSRVYAPVTGVGLDASAGAVNPTGRDLDLAIDGQGALAVQAADGTEAYTRAGNLRVSAGGLLETANGLPVLGDGGPLLIPPYQSISIGRDGTVSVVPDGQGPEAQAVVGRIKLVNPPPDSLQKGGDGTLRPADGGTLPADAAVRLTPGALEGSNVSAVGAMVQMIETSRQYELQVRLMQAAEKADQASSRLLSLNG; from the coding sequence ATGGACCGCCTCGTCTACATCGCGTCTGCCACTGCCGCGCGGCTTGAAACCGCGCAGGCGGTGGCCGCCAACAACCTGGCAAACGCCAGCACGACCGGCTTCAAGGCCGACCTGCTGGCCAGCCGGGCGGCCCTGCTGCAGGGCGACGGCTGGGACAGCCGCGTCTACGCGCCGGTCACCGGCGTGGGTCTGGATGCCAGTGCCGGGGCGGTGAATCCGACCGGCCGTGATCTTGACCTGGCCATCGACGGCCAGGGCGCGCTGGCCGTGCAGGCCGCCGACGGCACTGAGGCCTACACCCGCGCCGGCAACCTGCGGGTCAGTGCCGGCGGCCTGCTGGAAACCGCCAATGGCCTGCCGGTGCTCGGCGACGGCGGGCCGTTGCTGATCCCGCCCTACCAGAGCATCAGTATCGGCCGCGACGGCACGGTGTCGGTGGTGCCGGACGGGCAGGGGCCCGAGGCGCAGGCGGTGGTCGGGCGCATCAAGCTGGTGAATCCGCCGCCGGACAGCCTGCAAAAGGGCGGCGACGGCACCTTGCGGCCTGCCGACGGCGGCACGCTGCCGGCCGATGCGGCGGTCAGGCTCACGCCCGGCGCGCTCGAAGGCAGCAACGTCAGCGCCGTCGGCGCGATGGTGCAGATGATCGAAACCAGCCGCCAGTACGAGCTGCAGGTGCGCCTGATGCAGGCCGCCGAGAAGGCCGACCAGGCCAGCAGCCGCCTGCTGTCACTCAACGGTTAA
- the cysQ gene encoding 3'(2'),5'-bisphosphate nucleotidase CysQ — MVSSTDLAGLLPVVIDIAHRAAGAILEVYDGEFTVEHKDDRSPLTAADRAAHGVIVAALEALTPQWPVLSEESVAVPYTQRRAWQCYWLVDPLDGTREFVKRNGEFTVNIALIDAGRPVLGVVQVPVRGEVYAAAEGAGACHVSATGERRALQVSTYRGGPLRVVASRSHASPELAQLLDALPGHRIVSIGSSLKICLVAAGEADFYPRHGPTSEWDTAAAQCVLEQAGGQLTDFRLQPLRYNKESLLNVPFLAFGAGERPWQAALENG, encoded by the coding sequence ATGGTTTCCAGCACCGACCTTGCCGGCCTGCTGCCGGTGGTGATCGACATCGCCCATCGCGCCGCTGGCGCCATCCTGGAGGTGTACGACGGCGAGTTCACGGTCGAGCACAAGGATGACCGCTCGCCGTTGACGGCCGCGGACCGGGCCGCGCACGGCGTGATCGTGGCGGCGCTGGAGGCGCTCACGCCGCAGTGGCCGGTGTTGTCCGAGGAGTCGGTTGCCGTTCCGTACACGCAGCGCCGGGCCTGGCAGTGCTACTGGCTGGTCGATCCGCTGGACGGCACGCGCGAGTTCGTGAAGCGCAACGGCGAGTTCACGGTCAACATTGCGTTGATCGACGCCGGCCGGCCGGTGCTGGGTGTGGTGCAGGTGCCGGTGCGCGGCGAGGTGTACGCGGCGGCCGAGGGGGCAGGGGCCTGTCACGTGTCGGCCACTGGCGAGCGGCGCGCATTGCAGGTGAGTACCTACCGTGGCGGACCGCTGCGGGTGGTGGCCAGTCGCTCGCACGCCAGCCCGGAACTGGCGCAGCTTCTGGATGCGCTGCCCGGGCACCGGATCGTGTCCATCGGCAGTTCGCTCAAGATTTGCCTGGTGGCGGCCGGGGAGGCGGATTTCTATCCCCGCCACGGGCCGACCAGCGAGTGGGACACGGCGGCCGCGCAGTGCGTGCTGGAGCAGGCCGGCGGGCAGTTGACGGATTTTCGGCTGCAGCCGCTGCGCTACAACAAGGAGTCGCTGCTGAACGTGCCGTTTCTGGCGTTTGGCGCTGGCGAGCGGCCCTGGCAGGCGGCGCTCGAGAACGGGTAA
- the flgB gene encoding flagellar basal body rod protein FlgB: MANLIDQAFGTHATALQLRAERAQLLAANLANADTPGFKARDIDFKQALASAQGGAGPLVTTQANHLASLDAGASTKALYRTPLQPSLDGNTVDVATEQAAFGENSNRYLASLTFLNGRIRGLMTALRGE, translated from the coding sequence ATGGCAAACCTCATCGACCAGGCATTCGGCACTCACGCCACGGCGCTGCAACTGCGCGCCGAGCGCGCGCAGTTGCTGGCGGCCAATCTGGCCAATGCCGACACGCCCGGCTTCAAGGCGCGGGACATCGATTTCAAGCAGGCGCTGGCCAGCGCGCAGGGTGGCGCCGGGCCGCTGGTGACGACACAGGCCAATCACCTGGCCAGCCTGGATGCGGGCGCCTCGACCAAGGCGCTGTACCGCACGCCGCTGCAGCCGTCCCTGGACGGCAACACGGTGGACGTGGCGACCGAGCAGGCGGCGTTTGGCGAGAACTCGAATCGGTACCTGGCCAGCCTGACGTTTCTGAACGGCCGCATCCGCGGCCTGATGACCGCCCTGCGCGGGGAGTGA